The Carassius gibelio isolate Cgi1373 ecotype wild population from Czech Republic chromosome B11, carGib1.2-hapl.c, whole genome shotgun sequence genomic sequence AtttatgagtgaatcactgaatcattcactcaactgatttgtttaTACACACTGATTTATACATGAATGAAACATGATTGGGTCCCTACATCAGTCACTCagctgtttcattaaaaaaacactttcatttaagAACATCTCATGCAACGCTTCAGTCTTCTGTTGctttgtttgaaaatattttcattgGCAGAGCAAAAACCGACTAAATAGTATGGCTAAAATGTAGGTTACTCTATATTTACttgcacaaaatataaaaactacattGCACTTGCAAATCGTGCTGCTGGTCTGAATAGTATATCAGTCAGTCAAACAAAAAGAAAGTTTAGATAGAGAACAAAGACCAAACAAAACTGAACCGTTTTAGACTGTGAAATAGATAACCGGAGGCAACATCTcttgaagaatgttttttttttttttgctttgttatcTGCCTGGTCCTGTGGCTTACTCCTTTTTGTATAATGCTACTGCATTGCCTATGAATGGCCTTGTCACAGCTACCTTGCAAACAAACACATCCAGACATTTTGaatatctttatttaaaacatgtGTTTGATTGTTTCTTGTGttaactgaatatttactttgtACTGATTTTGTTGATGTACCTTTTTCCGTGATATTCTTTGGTCCAGATGAACTTGATTGATGAATTGGCTTGATGAATGTTTGTGGCACAAATATAAGAGCCTGTTGTACTTCAAGACTGTTGAAACATTTAGTAAGTGGATTTATAGTTATTTGGATAACTAAAGAAAGCATGTTTTAATGGGCCTGAATACCCTCATAGGCAGTTCTAACAACCACTGCTACAATATGCTCAGCTGGACCCTTATTTCTGAGGTCTGTTGTGGGACCACCTCTCTTTCATAGGTGATATGAATCTGTCTTTTGGCTGTCTAATGACTTTACCACAACACAGCTGCTGTATATTACTATATTTCCCATGATTGAgatgaacaaacatttttttacatttattaatttagctgactTACAAAGCAGACTTAcagttgctatatatgtcagaggtcacacacctctggagcaactaggggttaagtgtcttgcagggacacattggtgtctcagtGGATTccaacccgggtctctcacaccaaaagcaTGTGACTTATCCACTGGGCCAACGCCACCCCATTATGGAATTATAGTCCTTCTGGTTCAGTCATCTTGTGTTTCTTTAAAGTTCAAGAGGCAAACCCAAATTTTTCAAGTTCTTTGTGCTGTTATGGCTCTGCTAATGGGGAATGTGTCCACACCAGGCTGACTGTGACTGTGTTCTTCActagaaaaaaaatcttagtgGAGATCCTAGAGTGAGTTACGGCATCATGAACACATTGTCCAATCTTTTACATATGGAGGAGTCATTCTTTGGATCTATAGATCAAATATTAGGTTTTGTGGGAATTTTTTCCCTGATCCAGCACAAGTAGGACTTGTGACTAAATGAGAGTTTCGTTTGAGCATGTTTTGTGTTACTTGTGTGTAATTCCACTGAACTGGTGAGAATGAGCTCTTGTGCTGGAGATGTTGTGGTTGACTTCACTCTCTTCTATGTCTACTGGGTCATAAGTACTTCATCTGTCCTCACTGAAAGCAAAAATGCTGCctcaaatgcaaaacaaaaaagtgtgtttgtttgcaCATTGTTGCACTCGCAAAACACTTAACTGCTTCTCCAAACAGCATCCTTTTTGTGGTTCTCCATGTGGAATTTTAGTGAATTGTCATATTTCAGTATCTCGTGGTCAGGATTTTGGTCCAATGAATTTTCTAGCACCGACAAAATATTGTTGATTGTCATTGTTAGGACAGAAAATAGGGTTATTATAACAGAATCCTGAGGCAGCCAAATATGATAACCATATCCATTTTAATGAATGAGAAACATTGTACaagaaacaaaagaaagcaaGGCATGTCATTCTCTAGCTTGAGAATTTTTTGATTTGGATAAACTAATTTTGCTCCTGGATACTCACTGAGGGACCTGTGATTGTTCTTTATTTCACACAATGGAATGTTTCTGTCCAAAGATCGATAGATTAAAGATTATGCTCTTTGATTAATTCACAAAGAGGATGTAATCATTTTTGTAGCGTTTTCAGCCTTAGTAGAATCCGTGTTCTTGACAGCGCAGATAGTATTGCAGTGTACTAAGAAATTTTCAcctgtcacaagatccttcagaaatcatttgcatATGATTTtatgctcaagaagcatttcttattattaacagaattgaaaacagttgtgctgctgaatgtATCACTAAATGCtcaatattcatttatttcaaagaaaGCACCTTGTATTGTATATCCACAAGTTCAAGAGTTAGATTAATTCTGATTATATACTTAGATCTATACTTCTATACTTCTGATCTATACTTAGAACATGTGAAGTCAAGACTATGACAGGGCGCAAGACTTGCACTGcgcatcaaaataaaaatgactgcTCATATACAGTACATCCAGAGTTATTAAATACTGTTTCATTAAAACCATGACAGCATGCTTATTCAAAACAGCAACACCTTGAAGACTGAGCAGCTTTCTACTGCTGTCATGCTTTCTAATGTAATCTAAATATGCATATATGTTGTAATATATCTTTGCATGCTTGTATTTCAAAGTTTTCAGAAAACCTAAAAATATAGAGAGGCTTAAGACATTAACTGCTTCTAttagatcaaatataaatgttttggaGGACACGTAGACAGAACACCCAATCAGGAGGCAGCTTGTGATACTCCAACTTATTACCGTCCAGCCTCAGAATCTTCAAACGTGAAAATGATGTGGGTCCAACTGTCCTGCAGAAGCTGTTCACGTTAAACTCTGCAAGACACAACAGCAAAAGTCATCTGGTAGTAGAATGTAGAAGAACATAGAgccatttattatatattttttttaccagtatggcATTGTTACTATTACACATTATCTTCATCACCAGGAAgggtatttatttactttatttgacatatttttcAATTGGTCTCACTTGACTTTCATAGTAAGCTACATCATCAAGCAAGTTGAGAAAGTTAAGTTGTCTGTTACTTCCAGCTGTCTGTCTGTTTTGAAACATTGGTACTGCGTCACTGCTTCCACTGTTTACTAGATAGAGATTGCGAGACTGTGAGGTCACCATATTCAGCGATTAATGTGTGCTTCAGAGAAGTTGCAGCAGACATTAATCGTTCACAGGATCACACACCAGAGTCAAATGACAGCCCTCGTAAACTGGAGGAGCTGCTTCACAGCACCGTGCAAATAAGTTACAGGTGCGCTGCCATTGGCACCTTCAGTGAAAACTCAAGAAGAACCCTTTAGATCTGTTTCAGCTTGATTTGTTATGGTAGAATAAATCTACAGTAGGTATCTGTAGCTTTTAGTTTAGGAGTCATAAACTGAAAGATAATCAATATATGTGTTTGCAAAGCACATAAGGTGTGTAACTATTTTTGTAGCTTGTTTTCACTcctctaaaatataataataatatgttttatcaTATTTTCTGGAGATCTATATAGTGTCTTCACCCTCTGACTGGATCATTTTAATGGCACTAGTCAATACATTCTCTATTACATTCTTTCCAGTTGTTTTCTGAAGGTAGCTCTTAAAGGCTGTATAACCTTTCTCTAACCTCTACTTCAAGGCTATAATATACCAGTTATCTGTTTTATCATTTTCAATTGTGGTTTCTTGTGAATGATTAGAATATTACTCTTAATTTTGAACTGGTAAACCGCTGTTGATGGCATGAGGTTTTGTTGTGTGGTTCAAAGAGAGTGAATCATGACCGCTGCCTGAAAATAAAGAATGTCTGCTGAAGTCTTTGCTGTCCACCAGAGGCAAGGCTCTTGTAACTGAGCTCAGCGTGCTGCTGAGGAGGAGGGGGAGAACAGAGCGTGCTTTTAGCACATGTGGATTCTTTCTGGAGTATTTGCAGATGTTCTCAAaccttccttctttcttttctaACCTCCTTCTCTTTCAGCTAACCTACTTTTTCTGGTCACCTTTTGTATCTCCAGGATGTGTCTATCTGCAAACATTTTGTGACGAACACATTAAAGAACGGGAAAGGGGGAAAAGAAACCCAAGAGAGGAAGGGAAGTTTGTTTCTATCACATTTTCCATCACATTTCCCATGGCCCATTCGGGTCTGAATGTTGATTCTTTCGTGCCAGAGATTATTTCATTTGATCAGCCTGAGAACACGGCCTCGTTCTGGAAGACTGTTAATCAGGACACAAACATTCAAGCAGTTCTTATTCAAGCTTTTGGCGAGCTTACCGTTTTGTGTTTAGAATCATTTCTGCTCTGGGCTGATATTTAACACTGTAGCAGACAAGCGAGAAGGATCGCAAAAATAGTCACTGCCCATGACGGCATGCTTATCACGGATTTGTTTTTGGATTTAAAATGTTCCTTAAATTccagtttaattttaaatttagttcTAAGAATTTGAATTagattcgaatttgaaaatacTGTAGAATGCAGAATTGCCACAGATCCTTGAAAACCACATGAAATTCCAAAATTCCACTGTAGccaattaaattcaaattcacaTAATGCTAATTCCCAAATTATAAAGAAACTGTGTAGTTTACCAAATTATTTTTTGGTTCAAAACCAATTCCTGGTTTCCTGAAGTCTGTCAGCAGTGCTTTATATCCACTATAAACATCTTGTCTCGAAAACCTGCAGTAATATTTAAGTGTCACATTCTCTCCAAGTTCTGTTAGAGCAATTTATTGAATGTTTTGTTAATGTAATATcagcataataataaaaagaaagtgGTGGTGGGGTTCTCTGTCTTGTGTCATGTGTTGCAGTTATTCTGTCATTAAACCGTAAATGAAACGCACTCATGGACTGAACATTTTCCTCTGCCACACTGAAGTTCATCAGTGCTGCTTTCTCATCAGGGCAGTGCTAAAGGAAAAACCTCAgtgctttgtttatttaaaacaagaaGCCAACACCAACTCACCTTGGATTTGGTTAACCTCAAGGTAGAGGTACTGAAGAGTGATGGGAATGGTAGGGATTTCTGTCAGCTGATTATAAGAAAGATCCAGCTCAACCAGAGAAGTGAGGTTAAATGCGCCAGGGTCAAGCCCTTCATTCCTCAATTTGTTGTGTCCGAGCCGTAAATAACGGAGTCTATTAAAACCATTAAGGCTGTTTTGGGTCATGCCAGTCAGAGAGTTGTTGGAGAGGTAAAGCTGCTGGACAGATGGAGGTAGATGTTTGGGGAAAGTCTCCAGGAGGTTGTGACTAAGATCCAGGAGGTTGAGGACTCCAAGACCTGGTGAAGAACATGATGGATAGAGGTAACGGTTAGAGTTTATGAAATGATTCACTTTATTAATGCTTCCTTATAATTTATGTAGAGATGCAAACTATCGGCCTCATATCAGTTATCAGATCAGATATTACAgctatatttcatttaatttatttattaattggtgTTTATCAGTATTGTTTCATTtctagcaaatctcaaaatagaTTCTGATTTAATATCATATTAGTGCATCTCTAGATTTATCTTCTGAATGatgaattcaaaaatataaaaaccaaaGAATACCTTTTAAGTCGCCCTCTTCAATAGTCGTCAGACGATTGCCTTGTAACAAAAGTAATGTTAAATTGTCCAGATTTTGGAAAGCACCTTTAGAAATCTTTTCGATGCGATTATATGCGAGTCGCAGCTGCTTGAGTCCACTAGGCAGTCCGACTGGCACCCTTGtcaggttattattatttatgaaaagatTTACCAAGTGCGTGAGATTGGAGAACACACTATCGAGTTTCTCACTCACTAACTGATTGCCATCCAAGATCAACCAGCGCAAGTTTGTGGCATTGGCGAACGGTCTGGATCCAAGGCTAGTTATATTATTCCCCTGGAGAAACATGTACTGTGTGTGGGACGGAAGGCCAGAGGGAAGCTGGGTAAGGCCCCTGTTGTCACAATAAAGAGCTGTTGGCCACTGGATAGGGCAGTCACACTCCAAAGGACAACTTTGTGTGTTAACCGCACGAAACCATCCGGGATCCATCCGATCTTTCAAAGTAAACACACTCGGCTCTCCCAAAAAACGGTTGACCCAGAGTGGTACACCTCCATTGTCCAAGTCCAGAGTGAAGGCCCAAGTCAGCCCACACATAGAGAGTAACAAGAAAATTGTGCTTATATCCATTCGTGCGCCTGCCTAAATGAAACAGAAACtttatgtactgtatactgtatatattaaagcCTTTAACTTTGATAaaagcgtttataattaaacaacTCACAATAGCATAGCATTAATAAAAGCTTCAACAAGTATTACTTAGATAAAGTTATATAAAAGCAATggcttttttgtaaattacaGTAGCAGAGCTTTTGCATTCTTGCTTATTTAAATCTAATAATATGCCAAATACAACTTCATGTCTACATAAACTCTATTTCAGTGTCAGCAACAGTGTGGCTAAATATGCAAGAGGCTAAACTGGTTTAAAAATGCTACTTTCTTCAATTCTCTTTTGTCACATTGCAAACACATGCATCTACATATGCCAGAGGAATGAGCATACCTTTCACCCGCCAATTTTAGTTAGAAGAGCCTCTGAACGGTAGACTTGTAGAGACTATCCCTGTAGACGTTTAAACGGAGCAACCTGGAGAGTTTTACACAGCTACTGAAACATTCCTCACTCAGCGATGGCCTTTTCTTCCATACAGCTTATTCTCACTCCTTTTTTTCAACTTGTCTCTGAAGCTTATGGCTGGAGTCTAACCACTGCACAACATTTGTTAAAAACGTGTGTGCTTGCAGCATAGAAAGGGCAATCTTTATAGACAATGCTGAGGAGATTTAATATCTTTTGGTTTAATACACATCACATATGGATATGGATAGAACtcctgttgttgttttaatgtgttcaaagcttgatttttaaataatatacaacTGATGTGGAATCATATTTTAAAGCTGATGCAAACCATATACTGTTACATAAACAGCCCCAGACCACTGACTGATGAACTGTAATATCACGTCATCGGGCCTGTGAGTAAGGGGAATATGTTTGAAGGCAGTATATTTTCTCTTTGCAGACATGCCCTGCACAGCAGTCAGCTCTGGAACATCTAGCACAGAGAGCAATGGTTACACTCAGACAGCTGGAGGGGGCCTGGGGAGCCAAACAGACCCTGTTAGTCTGCGAGAGAGCAGGAGAGaagaaaagagggagagagagagtagtTTAGTTGAGATAGCTTTAGCCCAACACATCAAAGCCCTTCCACAGGGATGAGACAATATTTTGGTCTATGAAGGTCTGAAAAGTCAGAGTGCCCCCTAGCACTCAACCACAACAATCACAAAAGCAAGGCTGTTTTCATttgatgacattattttattcttaatgctattattttatactcaatatttattttttaaaaaaaataataattacatttagtaCATTTAAGCTTTTCACATGTAAAATAgaataaagaaaactaaaaaagcaCAATGTAAAATCTTTACATTGATAATGTAactatgtacatatatatatatatatatatatatatatatatatatatatatatatatatgtgtgtgtgtgtgtgtgtgtgtgtgtgtgtgtgtgtgtgtgtgtgtgtgtgtgtgtgtgtgtgtgtgtgtgtgtaaaatatgtatttcctAATGCAAACATACTGCAACCCCCAAAATGTTGCCATTTAACATTGataaatgtagtaaaaaaatttatttttacttcagttttttttaaccttccttTTAAATGCTTGATATGtagttttctgttttttatatatataaaactgactTAACTCTAAAAGTATTGCTTTGAGCTTGAGCTAGAGTGTTTTTGAAGGGGTTTTTATGTTATTCTGTTCCCTGAAACACTGTAGACTGCCACTGGCTGCCAGATTTCTTTTCCATTTAAACAGAAGGAAATGAAGAACCTTCCAGTGCTTTTGGAATCTTACTTTGTAACCCAGCAGGCTTTGCAGTttgactgcaaaaaaataaaaataaaataaaaaaatggaagaaaaaaaataactgtagtGCTTAGAATAAAACACTGGAATCAAAACTTGTTGCTAAATTATGTAGGGTTAAATTAATCTGTTTCTGTATCTCCTTCAGAAAATTTTGGGTTATGCATCCATAATTCCTTACACTCATGTTCTCTTGTACTTCCTCGCTGTTCTCAGTGCTTTCTTCACAAGTTTGCGCACAGTTTCCAGTCAGTATAAATTCTGTGTACACTTAGAACAAGTCAAAACACTGCTTACATGTGTTCAGtgtggtttgtgtttgtgttttcataaGCATGCACTAGTCGTGTGAGCTGTTTCTCCCTTGGCATGTTATAACAGAGGTCTTTGTGGAGGTTTTGCAGTTAGCAGACTGCCGTGGCAAAGTCATGCCAAACCAATGGCCCAGGACAGACAAGCTGGAGGAGATGTTACAGAGCAGGTGTGACGGTCAGTTTACAGGGTATTTCTGTTTCCTTACATTTCAGAGCTAATGCAGTGTTGCCTGtggaaaaacaaatgtttttcttttctctcaagAACTTGTTTTCATGCATCTATACTGCTTATGTTACTTTGAAAGCTTTGGTGAAGCCTGCTGATTAAATCCAGTCTATAGGATTGGATATGATCAGTTATGTCTTATTGAGATCATCTGTGAATGTGACTCATATCTTGGCTGCAGAACCACATGCTTTTCCCTACACTGATGTCTAGATGGCGCTATATCTCAAACTATCTTCACTACTGTGCGAGTTCAGATGAAATGGGCTAATATCATAATGGTTTGAATAATGCCATGGGTTATTAAAGTGTACTTTGGcatgttaatttattttctgcTGAATTCTAGCTGCCGGAAAAATAGTAAATTCATCAAAACAAACACTTATATGTCCAAGGAGATGATTTTTACTGAAAACACCAAATGAATGAAGGTAAATTATTGTGTAAATTATTGTGATGTAAAGCTGGATTATTATCTATATGCAGAATAATTTATGGTGTGCTGTTAATGTCTAGCTGTATCTTTTGTTCATGCAGATTATGCTGAAATGTgtggaaatatttttaattgagtGTATTTAGAATATTTAGTTGCTTGTATTTAGAATATTTAGTATTCAGAATATAAATTCTAGCACTGCTCGAAAATTCAGTCATTTCCTAAATTGTCTTTTAAAACctgtatgcattattttttttttatcatgagccagttggaaaacacacacacacacaaactacctAAATATCTCTAAATGTTTCTTatgttctgtttttattattttccacaGGAAAAAGAAGTCATGCAGTTTTgcaacatgtgggtgagtaattgatgacagcgTTCTTGGCTTAGAGCTGTATATAGCTATAAGAATCATACATTGGAATCAAACATTTATAGAATGGACAAAGCATAACTTGCTCTGCTTCATCGCTAATAGCATCAGTCTTCATTTACTTAAGAAAGCATGTCTCGCAGTGATTCAGGTCACCTCTGCTGTCTGACCTCTGTGTGCTGCAAACACAAATCACATATCATTCTAAAGTTCAAAGAGGCTAAGTCACGGCTGGAGAGAGATCAGCAGGAGCAGGGACAGGGATGGCAGGAATGTAAAGTGCTTCCCGATGCTGAGTTCACCTCCCTCTGGGATCAGACCCTGTGTGTTCTGGTCCTGAGGTTTTTCCTAGAGACAGTCGGAGTACTTGCAGCAACAGTATGGAAAACACTGTGTTATAAAGATCGAGTCAACTATGCATTCAAATCGTGAACAGTATGAAGAGGTACTGGGGAGTGAGGAATTCTTATGCTGTCTCAGTCGATATAACTTGAATATTCTTTCACATGTAATGATAAAATGTCCAGCTTGTCCAGCaagttttttcaaagtatgctagGTGTGTCTAGTAAGTAGATCACCTGGCTAAGTTAAGATATTTACATAAATAGACCGAGATACTCTTCTGAAAAAAATAGCACTTAATATACTTaagaatataatgtaatttatttgtacaCTTAGTGCATGtttattgcaattaaattaaaatatattgtgacttACA encodes the following:
- the LOC127968459 gene encoding lumican-like, whose amino-acid sequence is MDISTIFLLLSMCGLTWAFTLDLDNGGVPLWVNRFLGEPSVFTLKDRMDPGWFRAVNTQSCPLECDCPIQWPTALYCDNRGLTQLPSGLPSHTQYMFLQGNNITSLGSRPFANATNLRWLILDGNQLVSEKLDSVFSNLTHLVNLFINNNNLTRVPVGLPSGLKQLRLAYNRIEKISKGAFQNLDNLTLLLLQGNRLTTIEEGDLKGLGVLNLLDLSHNLLETFPKHLPPSVQQLYLSNNSLTGMTQNSLNGFNRLRYLRLGHNKLRNEGLDPGAFNLTSLVELDLSYNQLTEIPTIPITLQYLYLEVNQIQEFNVNSFCRTVGPTSFSRLKILRLDGNKLEYHKLPPDWVFCLRVLQNIYI